One Oncorhynchus keta strain PuntledgeMale-10-30-2019 chromosome 23, Oket_V2, whole genome shotgun sequence DNA segment encodes these proteins:
- the LOC118401938 gene encoding epidermal growth factor receptor-like, giving the protein MKTSLTNTMATLLQIWIIFTSLVSYALPEKKVCQGVTNRFSLLGSKEDHYLNMVKTYSNCTVVLENLEVTYMEDDHDLSFLRSIQEVGGYVLIALNTANRIPLDNLRIIRGHTLYDSGFALAVVLNYNKSMRAGTTELPLTSLTEILKGGVKFSDNQLCNVETIQWLDIVNSNSKPNMQLPEPSNNRFCKRCDPGCFNGSCWAPGPEHCQTLTKLNCAQQCSKRCKGPSPIDCCNEHCAAGCTGPRPTDCLACRDFQDDGMCKDSCPRLLLYDRNLHQLVNNPDGKYNFGATCVKTCPHNYVVTDHGACVRTCSGDTYEVDEGGVRKCKKCDGLCPKVCNGLGMGKLANILSINATNIDTFKNCTKINGNIAIIYTSIHGDTFTKAPKMDPAKLEVFKTVREITGYLLIQNWPENMTSLSPFENLEIIRGRTKRVLLSLAITQLTITHLGLRNLKEISDGDVVIAKNPNLCYTKNHHWKELFKSDTQTARLENNADAADCGMQNSTCDRMCTRDGCWGPGPTMCFACQDYSRAGSCVDSCNLLEGEPRETEVNKTCWECHLECQLLNGTQTCSGPGHEQCTRCANFKDGDNCVPWCPRGVAGGKNTFIWKYADKMKVCQLCHQNCTEGCTGPGLKGCQSKGNSGLSVIAAGVVGGMLAFLIMGLSVFVLLRRRHIKKKRTLRRLLQERELVEPLTPSGEAPNQALLRILKETEFKKIKVLGSGAFGTVYKGLWVPEGEDVKISVAIKVLREATSPKANKEILDEAYVMAGVDHPHVCRLLGICLTSTVQLVTQLMPYGCLLDYVKENKDNIGSQYLLNWCVQIAKGMSYLEEHHLVHRDLAARNVLVKTPQHVKITDFGLAKLLNSDEKEYHADGGKVPIKWMALESILYRTYTHQSDVWSYGVTAWELMTFGTKPYDGIPASEVAGVLEKGERLPQPPICTIDVYMIMVKCWMIDADSRPRFRELIAEFSKMARDPPRYLVIQGDDRMHLPSPSDTKFYHSLISGEDMEDAVDADEYLVPQHGFFSSSSTSRTQLLHSTSQNSTLNSSIGMCHSRNGNGFPVREGSMVLRYIADPTDRFLDHAFQPSPDYINQNGVSDMMNPVYQHPGPPRTLLPTISSDETEAEYLNCYKNGAVGPEYLNTLQPSLLSPTTSNGISNGLNPTANGHSPTSNGLSPISNGGLHHVQKKQPQNSIDNPDYQQDFTPSIKTHIPAAENAEYVGPN; this is encoded by the exons TCCATCCAGGAGGTGGGTGGCTACGTTCTGATCGCCCTCAACACAGCCAACAGGATTCCCCTAGACAACCTGCGCATCATCCGAGGCCACACTCTCTATGACAGTGGCTTTGCCCTGGCTGTGGTGCTGAACTATAACAAGTCCATGCGAGCAGGCACCACTGAGCTGCCTCTGACCAGCCTCACAG AGATCCTGAAAGGAGGAGTGAAGTTCTCAGACAACCAGCTTTGTAACGTGGAGACCATCCAGTGGTTGGACATTGTAAACAGTAACAGCAAACCCAACATGCAGTTACCTGAACCCAGCAACAATCGGTTCT GTAAAAGATGTGATCCTGGATGCTTCAATGGTTCCTGTTGGGCGCCCGGCCCAGAACACTGCCAGACGT TGACGAAGCTGAACTGTGCCCAGCAGTGCTCTAAGAGGTGTAAGGGTCCGTCCCCCATCGACTGCTGCAACGAACACTGTGCTGCAGGCTGCACTGGACCCAGACCTACAGACTGTCTG GCCTGCCGTGACTTTCAGGATGATGGGATGTGTAAAGACTCGTGTCCCCGCCTCCTGCTCTACGACCGTAACCTTCACCAATTGGTCAACAACCCAGACGGGAAGTACAACTTTGGGGCCACCTGCGTCAAGACTTGTCCTC ATAACTATGTGGTGACGGACCATGGAGCGTGCGTTCGGACATGCAGTGGTGACACATACGAGGTGGACGAGGGAGGGGTCAGGAAGTGCAAGAAGTGTGATGGACTGTGCCCCAAAG TTTGCAATGGACTTGGAATGGGAAAACTTGCCAATATTCTGTCAATTAATGCCACCAACATTGACACATTTAAAAACTGTACCAAAATCAATGGGAACATTGCTATTATCTACACATCTATCCATGG GGACACGTTCACCAAAGCACCTAAGATGGATCCGGCCAAGCTAGAAGTTTTCAAGACAGTTAGAGAAATTACCG GGTACTTGCTGATTCAGAACTGGCCTGAGAACATGACGTCCCTCAGTCCATTTGAGAACCTGGAGATCATCCGTGGACGGACCAAGCG tgTTCTGTTGAGCTTGGCCATAACCCAGTTAACCATCACCCACCTGGGGCTGCGTAACCTGAAGGAGATCAGTGACGGAGACGTGGTCATTGCAAAAAACCCCAACCTCTGCTACACCAAGAATCACCACTGGAAGGAGTTGTTCAAGTCCGACACTCAGACCGCCCGGCTGGAGAACAACGCCGACGCAGCCGACTGCG GGATGCAGAACAGCACGTGTGACAGGATGTGTACCAGAGATGGCTGCTGGGGTCCTGGACCTACCATGTGTTTCGCCTGTCAGGACTACAGCCGAGCAGGAAGCTGTGTCGACTCCTGCAACCTactggaggg GGAGCCACGGGAGACTGAAGTGAATAAGACGTGTTGGGAGTGTCACCTTGAGTGTCAGCTCCTCAATGGGACCCAGACCTGCTCTGGACCA gGTCATGAGCAGTGTACCCGGTGTGCCAACTTCAAAGATGGAGACAACTGTGTCCCGTGGTGCCCTAGAGGGGTGGCTGGGGGCAAGAACACCTTCATCTGGAAATATGCAGATAAGATGAAGgtgtgccagctgtgccaccagaacTGTACCGAGGG ATGTACTGGTCCTGGTCTGAAAGGCTGTCAGTCTAAAGG TAACTCTGGGCTGTCAGTGATTGCAGCTGGTGTGGTGGGCGGGATGCTGGCCTTTCTCATCATGGGCCTGTCCGTCTTCGTGTTGCTAAGACGACGCCACATCAAGAAGAAGAGGACCCTGCGAAGActcctccaggagagagag TTAGTTGAACCGCTGACCCCCAGTGGGGAGGCGCCCAACCAGGCTCTGCTCCGTATCCTGAAGGAGACAGAGTTTAAGAAAATCAAAGTTTTGGGATCAGGGGCCTTCGGCACTGTCTACAAG GGTCTGTGGGTCCCTGAAGGAGAGGATGTGAAGATCTCTGTGGCCATCAAGGTTTTAAGAGAGGCCACATCACCTAAAGCCAACAAGGAGATATTGGAC GAGGCCTATGTGATGGCCGGTGTGGACCACCCCCATGTTTGTCGTCTGCTGGGCATCTGCCTGACCTCTACAGTCCAGCTGGTCACCCAGCTCATGCCCTATGGCTGTCTGCTGGACTATGTCAAGGAGAACAAGGACAACATCGGGTCCCAGTACCTTCTCAACTGGTGTGTACAGATAGCCAAG GGGATGAGCTACCTGGAGGAGCATCACCTGGTGCATCGTGACCTGGCAGCGAGGAACGTCCTGGTGAAGACCCCTCAGCATGTCAAGATCACTGACTTCGGCCTGGCCAAACTCCTCAACTCTGACGAGAAGGAGTACCACGCAGATGGAGGAAAG GTACCAATCAAATGGATGGCACTGGAGTCCATCCTCTACCGGACATATACACATCAAAGTGACGTGTGGAGCTATG GTGTGACCGCGTGGGAGCTGATGACATTTGGGACCAAGCCCTATGACGGCATCCCAGCCAGTGAGGTAGCAGGGGTGCTAGAGAAAGGCGAGCGGCTCCCCCAGCCTCCCATCTGTACCATAGACGTCTACATGATCATGGTCAAATGTTGGATGATCGACGCAGACAGCAGGCCTCGTTTCCGGGAGCTGATAGCTGAGTTTTCCAAGATGGCGCGGGATCCCCCACGTTACCTTGTCATCCAG GGTGACGACCGGATGCACCTCCCCAGCCCCAGTGACACCAAGTTCTACCACAGTCTGAtcagtggagaggacatggaagATGCTGTGGACGCAGATGAGTACCTAGTGCCTCAGCACGGCTTCTTCAGTAGCTCCAGTACCTCCCGCACACAGCTCCTACACTCTACG AGCCAGAACAGCACGTTGAACAGCAGCATTGGAATGTGCCACAGCAGAAATGGG AACGGGTTCCCAGTCAGAGAAGGAAGCATGGTTCTCCGGTACATTGCTGACCCCACAGATAGGTTCTTGGACCACGCCTTCCAGCCATCTC CAGACTACATTAACCAGAACGGAGTTTCGGACATGATGAACCCTGTATACCAGCACCCTGGTCCCCCTCGCACCCTCCTCCCCACCATATCCTCAGATGAAACAGAGGCAGAGTACCTGAACTGCTATAAGAACGGGGCAGTGGGGCCTGAGTACCTCAACACCCTCcagccttccctcctctcccccaccaccTCCAATGGCATCTCCAATGGCCTCAACCCCACTGCTAACGGCCATTCCCCCACCTCCAATGGCCTCTCCCCAATTTCCAATGGTGGTCTCCACCACGTCCagaaaaaacagccccaaaacagtATAGATAACCCAGACTACCAGCAGGACTTCACCCCCTCCATCAAGACCCACATCCCAGCCGCAGAGAACGCAGAGTACGTGGGCCCAAACTGA